The Triticum dicoccoides isolate Atlit2015 ecotype Zavitan chromosome 6A, WEW_v2.0, whole genome shotgun sequence genome has a window encoding:
- the LOC119317799 gene encoding microtubule-associated protein 70-2-like: MADGGGGCEEGNAPAHRGSARRRGAAQLGLDADELLTLMHGSDPVKVELNRLENEVRDTDRELGEAQAEIKALRLSERAREKAVEELTDELEKLDEKLKLTESLLDSKNLELKKTNDEKKAAMAAQFAAEATLRRVHAAQKDDDMPPIEAILAPLEAELKLARQEIAKLQEDNRALDRLTKQKEAALLEAERTVQTALAKAAMVDDMQNKNQDLMKQIEICQEENKILDRLHRQKVAEVEKLSQTVRELEEAVLAGGAAANAVRDYQRKVQEMNEERKVLDRELARTKVTANRVAVVVANEWKDGNDKVMPVKQWLEERRFLQGEMQQLRDKLAIAERTARSEAQVKEKYQWRLKVLEDGLRGPPSGSSRPPTEGRNTSGGSSRRLSLGGADNMSKVSPVGALMRRSPSFNSRPSLSTGSSLVLKHAKGTSRSFDGGTRSLDRGKVLVNGPHLLNRSTDAVGDCETTDSWKASGEEKNTETTNSDSTDMVSGVLYDMLQKEVVSLRKACHEKDQSLKDKDDAIEMLAKKVDTLTKAMEVEAKKMRREVAAMEKEVSAMRLEKEQENKAKRLGSLRGPGTVSQALPGRSAPRGGLSRKTSNDASHL, translated from the exons atggccgacggcggcggcggctgcgaggagGGGAATGCGCCGGCGCACAGGGGCTCCGCGCGCAGGCGCGGGGCGGCGCAGCTGGGCCTCGACGCCGACGAGCTCCTCACGCTGATGCACGGCTCGGATCCCGTCAAGGTCGAGCTCAACCGGCTCGAGAACGAAGTCAGGG ATACGGATAGGGAGCTGGGCGAGGCGCAGGCGGAGATTAAGGCGCTGCGCCTGTCGGAGAGGGCGCGGGAGAAGGCCGTCGAGGAG CTCACTGATGAATTGGAGAAGCTGGATGAGAAGCTCAAGTTGACAGAGTCTCTCCTCGATAGCAAA AATCTAGAACTGAAAAAAACAAATGATGAGAAGAAAGCAGCTATGGCAGCCCAGTTTGCAGCAGAAGCAACACTGCGTAGAGTACATGCAGCCCAAAAGGATGATGATATGCCACCTATTGAAGCCATTCTTGCACCACTTGAAGCTGAGTTAAAGCTTGCTCGGCAAGAG attGCAAAGCTCCAAGAGGACAACAGAGCATTAGATCGTTTGACAAAGCAAAAGGAGGCAGCACTGCTAGAAGCAGAAAGGACTGTACAAACTGCATTAGCAAAAGCTGCTATGGTTGATGACATGCAAAACAAGAACCAAGATCTGATGAAGCAAATCGAGATCTGCCAG GAAGAAAATAAGATTTTGGATAGGTTGCACCGCCAAAAAGTTGCGGAAGTCGAAAAGCTTAGTCAAACAGTCAGAGAGCTTGAAGAGGCTGTCCTTGCTGGTGGTGCAGCTGCTAATGCTGTTAGAGATTACCAGCGGAAAGTCCAGGAAATGAAT GAAGAAAGAAAAGTTCTTGACCGTGAACTTGCTCGAACAAAAGTTACAGCAAACAGGGttgctgttgtagttgcaaatgagtGGAAAGATGGCAATGACAAAGTAATGCCTGTTAAACAGTGGCTTGAAGAGCGCAGATTTCTGCAG GGTGAGATGCAGCAACTTCGTGACAAACTTGCTATTGCAGAACGAACGGCTCGATCGGAAGCTCAAGTAAAG GAAAAGTATCAGTGGCGCCTAAAAGTTCTAGAAGATGGATTGAGGGGGCCGCCAAGTGGTTCTAGCCGTCCTCCTACAGAAGGAAGGAATACAAGTGGTGGATCTTCCCGTCGTCTATCACTAGGTGGAGCTGATAATATGTCCAAAGTCTCCCCGGTTGGTGCATTAATGAGGAGATCTCCATCTTTCAATTCGAGGCCCTCTCTTTCTACTGGCAGCAGCTTGGTCCTCAAGCACGCAAAAGGAACTTCAAGGTCTTTCGATGGTGGTACGAGGTCTTTAGACAGGGGAAAGGTCCTTGTGAATGGACCTCATTTACTCAATAGATCTACAGATGCTGTTGGGGACTGCGAGACTACTGATAGCTGGAAGGCTAGTGGAGAAGAGAAAAATACTGAAACCACAAATAGTGATTCAACTGATATGGTATCTGGTGTACTCTATGACATGCTGCAGAAGGAGGTAGTTTCATTGAGAAAGGCATGCCATGAGAAAGACCAAAGTCTAAAGGACAAGGATGATGCAATTGAG ATGTTAGCGAAGAAAGTAGACACCTTAACCAAAGCCATGGAAGTGGAGGCTAAAAAGATGAGGAGAGAGGTAGCTGCTATGGAGAAAGAAGTTTCTGCTATGCGCCTTGAGAAGGAACAAGAGAACAAGGCCAAGCGTCTTGGTAGTTTGAGAGGACCTGGCACAGTTTCTCAGGCACTTCCCGGAAG AAGTGCACCACGTGGCGGGTTGTCGCGCAAAACATCCAATGACGCATCGCACCTCTAA